Proteins from one Tenrec ecaudatus isolate mTenEca1 chromosome 8, mTenEca1.hap1, whole genome shotgun sequence genomic window:
- the ACKR2 gene encoding atypical chemokine receptor 2: MVAVTSPPVRLTTEDAPPENSSFFYDYDYLDELAFLICRKDAVLSFGQIFLPIFYSLIFVLGLGGNLLLLVVLLRYVPRRQMVEVYLMNLAISNLLFVVTLPFWGISVAWHWVFGNFLCKVISILYTTSFFSGIFFISCMSLDKYLEIVHAQPHHRLRTRAKSLILSTVVWVVALAISIPDMVFVKTHENPKGVWNCYPDFGGHGTLWKLYLRFQQILLGFLLPLLAMIFFYSRIGCVLVRLRPLGRSRALRMAAALVAAFFVLWFPYNLTLFLHSLLDLNVFGDCEVSHHLDYALQVTESIAFLHCCFTPVLYAFSSRRFRQYLKMLLAALLGGRLVPGTAQSSCSESSRMTAQEEMTGMNELGNRQAEGFPQKGDAGREEARTATP; encoded by the coding sequence ATGGTTGCGGTCACCAGCCCCCCTGTGCGGCTCACCACCGAGGATGCCCCTCCTGAGAACAGCAGCTTCTTCTATGACTATGACTACCTGGATGAGCTGGCCTTCCTGATCTGCCGGAAGGATGCGGTGTTGTCCTTTGGCCAAATCTTCCTGCCCATCTTCTACAGCCTGATCTTTGTGTTGGGCCTGGGTGGGAACCTCCTTCTTCTTGTGGTCTTGCTCCGGTACGTGCCTCGCAGGCAGATGGTGGAGGTCTACCTCATGAACCTCGCCATCTCCAACCTCCtgtttgtggtgaccctccccttCTGGGGCATCTCCGTGGCCTGGCACTGGGTCTTTGGCAATTTCTTGTGCAAGGTGATCAGCATCCTCTACACCACCAGCTTCTTCAGTGGTATCTTCTTCATCAGCTGCATGAGCCTGGACAAGTACCTGGAGATTGTCCACGCTCAGCCCCATCACAGGCTGAGGACACGGGCCAAGAGCCTCATCCTCTCTACCGTGGTGTGGGTGGTGGCCCTGGCCATCTCCATCCCCGACATGGTCTTTGTGAAGACCCACGAAAACCCCAAGGGTGTTTGGAACTGTTACCCAGACTTCGGCGGGCACGGGACCCTCTGGAAGCTCTATCTCCGCTTCCAGCAGATCctcctgggctttctcctccccctcttGGCCATGATCTTCTTCTACTCCCGCATCGGCTGTGTCCTGGTCCGGCTGAGGCCCCTGGGCCGGAGCCGGGCTCTGCGGATGGCCGCGGCGCTTGTAGCGGCCTTCTTTGTGCTGTGGTTCCCGTACAACCTCACCTTGTTCCTGCACTCGCTGCTGGACCTGAACGTGTTTGGAGACTGTGAGGTCAGCCACCACCTGGACTATGCCCTGCAGGTGACTGAGAGCATCGCCTTCCTGCACTGCTGCTTCACCCCTGTCCTCTACGCCTTCTCCAGCCGCCGCTTCCGCCAGTACCTGAAGATGTTGCTGGCTGCGCTCCTTGGAGGGCGCCTGGTGCCTggcacagcccagtccagctgtTCGGAGAGCAGCCGAATGACTGCCCAAGAAGAGATGACTGGCATGAATGAGCTGGGCAACAGGCAGGCGGAGGGCTTCCCGCAAAAGGGGGATGCGGGAAGAGAGGAAGCAAGGACAGCCACTCCGTAG